The sequence TTCATCGCCTAGGGTTTTAACTGAAGATGGCATCGAAGTAAATAACTTGGTAAGAGGTCGGTCTTACAAGTTTAGTTATCAAGTAGAATTTAATTCAGATTTCGATAATGTTCGATTTGGCATGTTAATTAAATCACTTTCTGGTGTTGAACTTGGAGGCTCTGTATCTTCGTCAGGTGACTCAGAAATAAAAGGAAGCCTAGGCGATAAAATCGATATTGAGTTTACATTTCAATGTCTGCTTAATCCTGGAGTATATTTCCTAAACTCTGGAGTATTAGGTAATGTCAATGGTATAGAGACATATATACACCGATTGATCGACGTATCTATGTTTAGAGTTATACCTGAAGTAGGTCTGTTGTCTACAGGAATTATGGACTTCAACTGTCGTTGTCAGCTGACTCGAGGGGGTAAATAAAGTGGCAAAGTCGAGATTACTTGTCGTCTTGGGCGTTCCTCGGAGTGGCACAAGTGCTATAACCAGAGCGTTAAAAGTTTTTGGAGCAAGTTTTGGTCAAGATTTGATTGAAGCGAAGCAGAATATAAATGATAAAGGCTTCTGGGAAGATAAAGCGGTACTTAACTTAAATGAAGACATCTTGAGGGCTCTGAATACATCATGGAGTAACCTAAAGCCAATAACAAAAGGTTGCTTTGACTCTGATGACTTCACGAAGTTTAAGGTTGAAGCTGAATCTCTAATTAAAGATAAAGTAAGAAATGGCAGGATCTTAGCATTAAAAGAACCAAGAATTACAAAGTTGTTGCCTTTCTGGGAAATGATATTCGAGTCTTGCGATATATCTGTTAGTTATGTAGTTGCTCTTCGCCACCCTTCAGACGTATTAAATTCTTTTGTCCGTCAAGAGAATATTATGGTAAGAAGCATAGATATTATACCTTCAAATGTCTATTTAATATGGTTGTCTTACCTAGTTTCAACTATACCGCTTTTCTTAAGCAAGTCTGATGTGATGGTGGTTAGCTATAATGATTTGCTGAATGATCCTCAAGGGATCGTTTTTTCTTTATCGCGTAAGTTAAATATTGATGTTAATGAAACTGAACTTGTGGAGTATAGCCAAAGCTTCTTAAGTAAAGGATTAAACCACGCTCAAGGAGGAAATAACCTTAGTGGTGAGTTTAATGAAATTATTATCGAGTTATATAATGTGTTGTTGGAAGTATCAAGAAATACAACGACTTCTTGTTCTCTGCAACAAATAAAAAGTTTAGAAAAAATTAAGT is a genomic window of Vibrio sp. ED004 containing:
- a CDS encoding sulfotransferase domain-containing protein, translated to MAKSRLLVVLGVPRSGTSAITRALKVFGASFGQDLIEAKQNINDKGFWEDKAVLNLNEDILRALNTSWSNLKPITKGCFDSDDFTKFKVEAESLIKDKVRNGRILALKEPRITKLLPFWEMIFESCDISVSYVVALRHPSDVLNSFVRQENIMVRSIDIIPSNVYLIWLSYLVSTIPLFLSKSDVMVVSYNDLLNDPQGIVFSLSRKLNIDVNETELVEYSQSFLSKGLNHAQGGNNLSGEFNEIIIELYNVLLEVSRNTTTSCSLQQIKSLEKIKYNFDNISSFLSLTDNYREALFSEICENRSLSDENSEKQQLIYDNNRYIDELKSKIELNHSEIKSQRSEIEIEIEIQISKIETQRSEIEANNQRLQECNDEISRILNSKSMRITKPLRFLVELLNRVNKK